One region of Megalopta genalis isolate 19385.01 chromosome 15, iyMegGena1_principal, whole genome shotgun sequence genomic DNA includes:
- the LOC117219590 gene encoding homeodomain-only protein isoform X1 produces the protein MSRRPITSYFYERKCYLCEQRTVCPEYPPPPKRTPQRVRFTFAEPKKMLRSASPHYPSRGGSDIRVIRLTVDQEAVLQEQFNRWPRAPHTADVVLLAAETGLSEADVEAWYAIRLAQWRKEQGLGGNLGLH, from the exons ATGAGCAGAAGACCGATCACCTCGTACTTCTACGAGAGAAAGTGCTACCTGTGCGAACAACGCACCGTTTGCCCCGAGTACCCTCCGCCGCCGAAGAGAACGCCGCAAAGAGTCAGATTCACGTTCGCCGAGCCGA AAAAAATGCTGAGATCGGCCTCGCCGCATTACCCTAGCAGGGGTGGATCGGATATCCGAGTGATTCGTCTAACGGTTGATCAAGAAGCTGTTCTTCAGGAGCAGTTCAATCGATGGCCGAGAGCACCCCATACGGCGGATGTCGTCCTACTTGCAGCCGAGACGGGACTTTCGGAAGCCGACGTCGAG GCTTGGTACGCCATTCGTCTGGCCCAATGGAGGAAGGAGCAGGGCCTCGGCGGAAACCTGGGTCTGCATTGA
- the Dhod gene encoding dihydroorotate dehydrogenase 2 yields MARRLSGKDKLKSLLTVTSTAVTLFSGICMYQGNEKFYNRFAAPVIQLVDPELAHNAAVKILKWGLIGKQNTKDPSSLGINVWGMQFKNPLGMAAGFDKQGEAVEGLHKIGFSFVEIGSVTPKPQPGNPKPRVFRLVEDNAVVNRYGFNSEGHNTVWHRLRKLKDSKNFHGIIGVNLGKNKTMEDAAQDYIDGIKKFSDVANYFVINVSSPNTPGLRSLQSKKELEQLLTRINEVRESIGSRQPLLLKLAPDLSDSEKQEIADVILGKKTKIDGLILCNTTVTRNNLRSSLKVEDGGLSGAPLTDMSTAMISDMYRRTRGSVPIIGVGGIFTGSDAYDKIKAGASLVQVYTSFAYRGPPVVTRIKRELNEMLEKDGLASIADAVGKNTNIR; encoded by the exons ATGGCTCGACGATTGAGTGGCAAAGATAAACTAAAGTCGCTGTTAACAGTGACTAGCACAGCTGTAACATTGTTTAGTGGCATATGTATGTACCAGGGCAATGAGAAGTTTTACAATAGATTTGCTGCACCAGTGATTCAATTGGTCGATCCAGAACTGGCACACAATGCTGCTGTCAAGATACTGAAATGGGGTCTTATAGGTAAACAGAATACGAAAGATCCATCCTCTCTTGGGATCAATGTATGGGGTATGCAGTTTAAGAACCCCTTAGGTATGGCTGCCGGATTCGATAAGCAAGGGGAAGCTGTAGAAGGCTTGCATAAAATAGGTTTTAGCTTTGTAGAAATAG GGTCAGTTACACCAAAGCCGCAGCCTGGAAATCCTAAACCAAGAGTGTTTAGACTAGTAGAAGACAATGCTGTAGTTAATAGATATGGTTTCAACAGTGAAGGCCATAACACTGTGTGGCACCGGCTTAGAAAACTGAAAGACAGTAAAAACTTCCATGGTATAATTGGAGTAAACCTGGGCAAGAACAAGACAATGGAAGATGCTGCTCAAGACTATATAGATGGCATTAAAAAATTCTCCGATGTGGCCAATTACTTTGTGATTAATGTATCCAGTCCAAACACTCCTGGTTTAAGGTCTTTGCAAAGTAAGAAGGAGTTGGAACAATTATTAACAAGGATAAACGAAGTCAGAGAATCGATAGGGAGCAGGCAGCCGTTGCTATTAAAGCTTGCTCCTGACTTATCCGACTCGGAGAAACAAGAAATCGCAGATGTGATACTCGGGAAGAAAACCAAAATAGATGGTTTAATATTGTGCAATACCACTGTCACGCGGAATAATTTAAGAAGTTCGTTGAAAGTGGAAGATGGAGGACTCAGCGGAGCTCCTCTGACCGATATGTCCACCGCGATGATATCAGATATGTACAGGAGAACTCGTGGAAGCGTTCCTATTATCGGCGTCGGTGGAATTTTTACCGGATCGGACGCCTACGATAAAATCAAAGCCGGCGCTTCTCTGGTCCAAGTGTACACGTCGTTTGCATACCGAGGACCTCCAGTAGTAACGAGAATCAAACGAGAGTTAAATGAAATGCTGGAAAAGGATGGCTTAGCATCCATCGCGGATGCAGTCGGCAAAAATACCAATATCCGCTAA
- the LOC117219594 gene encoding uncharacterized protein LOC117219594: MNIRVNSEIVPKYFIVCKFYEVETCFCWNEDKVIIFPYGNDKSVPFKVLTAPASIKNIQCFASRIFLICVPQGVYELSREGKFVILMKSAIGMGTDFYEVLTVRNKHLYLDNKKDTTSKLLLQLSSEERDSSKLSTYTVNVENTTQQFMQTITKDDCSIENLYVIAIEKKILMLMNETVQIMYNSIYPIRDIIPVQSDSKIAGLLFVTSGDNVVVMHSKDNKLTFEKILLGVNVHTICAGFSLSSMDSLWLVYSDESKLYYGRKQLLKEDNVQQFCIENNSFPCLRYYNSKIILGLTTNKQLVEFPIDTVEKVISREQDSFIGLHLDMLKDTNLIMDKIYKGTQEIHKLNNELQAEEDKLKRINLYAHKQKVQFCPNIVLHRVTNLFLLSATFGDILPKDCWVVFNVKFENETTFCMKRVEGQETVVDVDIPEDKMINSLQVNVDLISLKEEGYPWLLIRNYVIYPHREKTKRKKAKVERVDFINSKIAILEKFLQEGTIDMRTLSEIKRSVRRECMA, from the coding sequence ATGAATATTAGGGTAAATAGTGAGATTGTGCCAAAATATTTTATCGTTTGTAAATTTTACGAAGTAGAAACTTGTTTCTGTTGGAATGAAGATAAGGTTATAATATTTCCGTACGGAAACGATAAATCTGTGCCTTTCAAAGTACTAACAGCTCCTGCCTcgataaaaaatatacaatgtTTTGCAAGCCGAATCTTTCTTATTTGCGTTCCACAAGGTGTATACGAACTTTCGAGAGAAGGAAAATTTGTTATTTTGATGAAAAGTGCAATTGGAATGGGTACGGATTTTTATGAAGTACTAACTGTAAGAAACAAGCACCTTTACTTGGATAATAAAAAGGATACAACTAGTAAATTGTTGCTACAACTTTCTTCGGAGGAAAGAGATTCAAGCAAGTTATCTACTTACACAGTGAACGTAGAAAATACAACGCAACAATTCATGCAGACCATAACCAAAGACGATTGTAGCATAGAAAATTTATATGTTATAGCAATTGAAAAGAAAATTCTAATGCTAATGAACGAAACTGTTCAAATAATGTACAATAGCATTTATCCGATCAGGGATATAATACCTGTACAAAGTGATTCTAAAATTGCTGGTTTATTGTTTGTCACCAGTGGTGACAATGTCGTTGTAATGCACTCAAAGGATAATAAACTAACTTTTGAAAAGATTTTATTAGGTGTAAATGTGCACACTATTTGTGCAGGCTTTAGTCTATCAAGCATGGATTCATTATGGCTCGTATATTCGGATGAATCTAAATTGTATTATGGAAGAAAGCAACTGTTAAAGGAGGATAATGTTCAACAGTTTTGTATAGAAAACAACAGTTTTCCTTGTTTGAGATATTACaattcaaaaataattttaggtttaactacaaataaaCAGTTGGTGGAATTTCCTATAGATACAGTGGAAAAAGTTATATCTAGAGAACAAGACAGTTTTATTGGTCTTCATTTGGATATGTTGAAAGATACAAATCTTATAATGGACAAGATTTATAAAGGAACTCAGGAAATACATAAACTCAACAATGAGTTACAAGCTGAAGAAGATAAATTAAAAAGAATAAATTTGTATGCTCATAAACAGAAAGTTCAATTCTGTCCAAACATAGTGTTACACAGGGTAActaatttatttcttttatccGCAACGTTTGGAGACATCCTTCCAAAAGATTGTTGGGTTGTATTTAATGTAAAATTCGAAAATGAAACTACATTTTGTATGAAAAGAGTAGAAGGTCAAGAAACTGTAGTTGATGTTGATATACCAGAAGATAAAATGATAAATTCTTTACAAGTTAATGTAGATTTAATTAGCTTAAAGGAAGAAGGTTATCCTTGGTTACTTATCAGAAACTATGTAATCTATCCCCACCGCGAAAAGACTAAAAGAAAGAAAGCAAAAGTAGAAAGGGTAGATTTTATAAATTCGAAAATCGCTATCCTCGAAAAATTTTTACAAGAGGGAACTATCGATATGAGAACATTGTCAGAGATTAAAAGAAGTGTGAGAAGAGAATGCATGGCTTAA
- the LOC117219595 gene encoding free fatty acid receptor 4: MNSSYLWGEDEEWGPRYYFTYYSQFGNRTRASTVEVVILAVSFVLAIAGNLGIAGCILGYREMRTPTNLCLVNLAAADLLFSIGVPAIAYTRLTQSWRLGEAICKLLPYTQFVCGFVLLWTLTFISMDRHRCLAVAPYRSVLTRSRVLAASLVTWIVAAFIFLPVIFWFQSKDIADELTICTLVFPRSDVVSISLCFIVPIVILACLLPMTLLVYHYQRIFQKILDSRSRWAVSCIAQGLESSATGRRDSELSVMGTLLTWPGRKLSGASIGGRPGRAGSLSQHEEIRLQKHLRAVRILMLNVLCVLIMWLPITTVMLLIYVDGRRPAENTDFFLRSHHFVWTLIAAQFNAIVNPLLYGVFSENFRVCFVKLWRRRLAGNVRTTAERTGSKKGEKTLEAFQTRLGSVRTPTSSRNLQKQSKKSSSCSIGSIVEVPTTDKS; this comes from the exons ATGAACTCGTCTTATCTCTGGGGAGAAGACGAAGAATGGGGACCACGATACTATTTCACCTACTACAGCCAGTTTGGGAACCGTACAAGAGCTAGCACCGTCGAG GTGGTGATACTAGCAGTTAGCTTTGTCTTAGCGATAGCCGGGAACTTGGGTATAGCCGGCTGCATACTCGGATACCGAGAAATGAGAACGCCAACGAACTTGTGCTTAGTGAACTTGGCGGCCGCCGATCTTCTGTTCAGCATCGGTGTTCCGGCGATCGCCTATACCAGACTAACGCAGTCCTGGCGGCTTGGGGAAGCGATTTGCAAGCTGCTACCTTACACGCAG TTTGTCTGTGGCTTTGTGCTTCTGTGGACGTTGACGTTCATATCGATGGATAGGCATCGGTGTTTAGCAGTAGCTCCTTATAGAAGCGTTTTAACCAGGTCTCGGGTTCTAGCGGCTAGTCTCGTCACCTGGATCGTCGCggctttcatttttctacctgTGATATTTTGGTTCCAATCGAAG GACATCGCGGACGAGCTAACGATCTGCACTCTAGTCTTTCCGCGGAGCGACGTCGTCAGCATCTCCTTGTGCTTCATCGTACCGATCGTCATCCTAGCTTGTCTGCTACCGATGACTCTGCTGGTCTACCATTATCAGCGGATCTTTCAGAAGATTCTCGACTCGCGAAGCAGATGGGCCGTCTCCTGCATCGCACAA GGGTTGGAGAGCAGTGCAACAGGTAGAAGAGATTCTGAGCTGTCGGTGATGGGAACGTTGCTAACATGGCCAGGAAGAAAACTATCCGGTGCTAGTATCGGGGGCAGGCCAGGACGAGCTGGCAGTCTTTCTCAACACGAAGAGATACGATTGCAAAAGCATTTGCGGGCTGTGCGAATTTTAATGCTGAACGTGCTCTGCGTTCTCATCATGTGGCTACCCATCACTACCGTCATGCTGTTGATCTACGTGGACGGCAGGAGACCAGCCGAGAATACAGACTTCTTCCTAAGGTCCCACCATTTCGTTTGGACTCTGATCGCGGCTCAGTTTAACGCTATAGTCAATCCTTTGCTGTACGGTGTTTTCTCAGAAAATTTTCGAGTATGTTTTGTGAAACTGTGGCGACGTAGGCTCGCTGGCAATGTCAGAACTACCGCGGAACGCACAGGGTCCAAGAAAGGCGAGAAAACGTTGGAAGCGTTCCAGACGCGGTTAGGCAGCGTCAGAACACCCACCAGTTCTAGGAATCTGCAGAAACAGTCGAAGAAAAGCTCTAGCTGTAGTATAGGTAGCATCGTTGAAGTACCCACCACAGATAAATCATAA